The Natrinema saccharevitans genome includes the window CCGTTCTCCTGTTCTTCCTGTTGCATCTCCGCGAAGAACTGGAGTAACCAGATCGCGATGACCCGGCTCGTCGGATCCATCGGCTCTAAGTCTTCCTCCAACTGAGCGGGACTGATTTCCCGATCGAGATCGCCAGCCGTCCCCGAGACACCCGTTGTATAGAGAACACGCACGTCGCCGTCCGGGAGCGAGTAGTCCATCACCTTGACATCGGCGTTGGGTCGCGGAGTTTGTCCTCGAACGCATCCGGGTCCGTACTGACATCCTCGAGGGAATAGTTGATATCGTCCGGATGGTGGTGCTGCTGGACAACTCGAGTCGGCATCTGATTGGCTTACTACTACGAGGAGAGACGGATATATCCATTGTCCTTAGTGTCTCGCGGTGTCCGCGAACCCCGTCCTCGAAGACAGCGGTAAGTACGGTTGAAGCACATATCGGTCAGTATGGTACCCCTTCTCGTTAAAAGATTTTTCAACCACGACTGCGGAATATTATATAATCTGGATGGGTGATCTCCCTGAGGTTACGACGACAGCACTCTCACTCGAACACGACCGGACAGCTGACGGTTGTAATGTGAGTACTGCCGTTGCCGAATTATCAACTGGTGTAACAATCAGGTTGCAAATCGCGGATCATTTCATAGGGATTTCGGAGCTTCCGGGTGTTGAGCGAGAATTAACTATTCTTGCTCACCCTGCGAATCAGGTTACAGCACAGGAAGTGAACACCCCACGAATAACTACACCTGCCGTGTGGTATTCGCAGTGGAACGCAGACTGTTATGGGATTGTGAAAGACAGAGAAGTTGATGCGCTACCCCGAGCTGATGTTCAGTTCGATATCCTTGACGTAGGAGTTGGATCGATCTACTTGCATCCAACCGTTCGAGAATATCTACCGGAATCCGAGTTACCGCTTCACTACGGCGACACTCTCTACGTCTCAGCCTCGCCACTCGTGATGTGGGAGCCACATTCCTGACTAGCAAATGCCGGCGGGAGTAGATAAACCTCGGCGACTGATAACTACAAGGTGTTACGCGTCGCCGTCGAGGAAGGCTACTACGAGGAACCTCGCAAGGTCACCTACGGGGACATCGCCGCCCGACTGGACTGTTCTGCGGGAACGGTCGGCCAACACCTCCGTCGAATCGAAGCCCGGCTCATGTCGTCGCTCATCAGCGGCGCCGCCGAGCGGGCCACCGAGACCGACCGTCACCCCGATCCGGCGGCGACCGGCCCGTCGCGATAGCGCCCGTCTCGGACCGTGGCCATCGTGACAGCCAGCATCGAGCCGACGAGGGCCGTACTCAGCGCCGTCCCGACGAACGGAACGAGTCCCAACAGCCACGCCGCGAGGCCGAAACAGACGACGAGCGCGAGCAGCCGCCAGCCGATCCCGCGGGTCGCGCGAGCGCTCCGGGTAAGTGCGGTGACCGGCCCCGAACCGGTGACGACGAACGCGGGCGCGAGGAAGAACCGCACGAACGCGGCGAAGAGGGGGACCGCGAGTACCGCTCCGAAGACGAGCCCGACGTCACCGAGGGAGCCGACCACCCGCCCGACCGCATCGAACAGGACGATCAGTCCGAGATACGCCAGCCACCGCCGTCTCCATCGCGGCCGGTCCCAGCCGTCGCCGATCGCGAGCGTTCGTGCGATGGTCACCGTTCCGGCGGCCGCGACGACCGCCAGCGCGAGGGCCTCGAGACCGATCGCCCAGACGAGATAGGGGAGTTTCAGGTCGACGAGCGCCCCGAGCGAGCGGACCGTGTCCGGGACGCCGGTCGGGTAGCCGGCGTATTCGATCCCGATCGAGACATCGTCGCCGGTGACCTGCGTCGGAATCGGGTCCCACCGCCGGAGCCGATCGAGGAGCGCGAGGACGAGTCCGGCCACGGTAAACGGCACCAGCAGCGCCGGATCGCGTCGGAGACGCGGGACCGCACCGGCGATCCCGGTCGGCGGCGTGTCGGCGTCGTCAGTCGCTGCTCGTTCCCGGTCGTCGCCGTCGCCGTCGTCGTCAGTCATGGGTTCCCCCCAGCGCGAGGACGCTGTCGCCGTCGACGACGTAGAGAACGCCGTCACCGACCGCCGGTTGCGAGAAGAACCAGTCGGTTTCGCGGGTGAACCGCCGGTCGCCCGTGGCGGCGTCGAGGACGACGAGGTCGTAGCCGCCGGTCACGTAGACGACGCCGTCCGCGACGATGGGGGCCGCTTCCTGGGTAAACGACAGCGTCCACTCCTCGGCCCCCGTCTCGAGGTCGCGCGCGTGCAGCGATTCGGTGCCGTCCGCGAAGAACACCCGGCCATCGGCGACGGCGACCGCGCCATCGGTCGCGTTCCCCTCGAGGTCCCGCGACCAGCGAACGTCGCCGTTCGCCTCGTAGACCGAGAGACCGCCTCGAGTCGGGACGACGACTCCGTCGGCCGTCGCCGTCGGCGGGAGTACCATCCCGTCGTCGAGTTCGTCGCTCCACACGACATCGCCCGTTTCGGCGTCGAGGGCCCGGACCTGGGACGGCCAGCCGGTGACGAAGACGGTCCCGTCCTTGACCGCCGGCCGTCGCACGGTAACGCCGGACCCGTCGCCGGCGTCGAGCCGTCGCCGCCACCGTTCGCTGCCGTCGGTGGCCCCGAGCGCCACGACCTCGCTCCGGTCGGGGATGGCGACGTACACCGTCCCGTCCGCGGGGACCGGAGTTGCCCCCTCGAGCGCCTTCACGGGCGGTGAGGACGGAGACGGGCCCGGTCCGTCCCATCGGTTCGCACCGAGTTGGACGCCGAACGCCCGGAGGCCGCCGTCGGCGTTCAGGCCGGCGATGCCGTCGTCCGTCCCGACCGTTAGCGTTCCGCTCCGGTAGATCGAAGGGGAGACGTAGGCGGGACTGGAGCTGTGTTCGATGCCGTACGAGAACCGATCGTCGCCGCTCGCGGCGTCGAACGCGACGAGTTCCTCGTTGCCGGCATAGATCGTCCCGTCGACGACCACGGGCGGCGTGACCGCGAAGCCGCCGGTGTCCTCGAGTTGCCCCTCCCACGCGAGTTGCAGGTCGTCTTTCGGGCCCACCGCGTCGGGGCTGTGGCCGGTTCCGGCGGCGTCGTAGCGGGCCATCGGCCAGTCGATCGTCGTGGCGTCGGATCGGTCGTCGACGGCCGCGTAGCCGCCGACGAGGCCGGCAACCCCGAGGACGCCGCTCGCGATCGCCTGTCGTCTGGAGGGCATTCCTGTGAACGTGTATGTTCAATAAGTAAATACGTTCACTTTCGATCCGGTTGCACCACGGGACCGGACTCCGGTCTCGAAACCGCGCGGGGAACGACGGGTGGCCGCTTCGAAATGCTTTTAGGCGCTACACGGGGATAGTAGGGTAACTGAGTGATATCATGGACGTCGACATCATTTCCGAAGAGGAAAACCCCATGTTGCATCGGACCGACGTGACCTTCGAACTGTCCCACGAGGACGCGACCCCCGAGCGACTGCAGGTTCGGGACAGTCTGGCCGCGAAGCTGAACAAGGACGCCGACGAGGTCGTCATCCGCAAACTCGACACCAAGTTCGGGATGCGAAAGACCGTCGGACAGGCCAAGGTCTACGAGACCGCCGACGACGCCCGCGACGTCGAGCAGGACCACATGCTCGAGCGAAACAAGATCGGCGCCGACGACGAAGCAGAGGCCGAACCGGAGGAAGCCTAAATGGCGCGCTACGAACTCTACAACGACGACGGGAGTACCGAACGCGAACAGTGCCCCCGCTGCGGTGACGTGTTCCTCGCCGACCACGGCGACCGCAAACACTGCGGGAAGTGCAGCTACACCGAGTGGGAGTAAGGCGGGATCGACCGCAGCGCGATCCCCCGCGAACCGCAACCGGTTTCTCTACGCGCCGCGGCCGAGCGGCGGTAGCGACCACACGTGAGTTCTGACACCCGCATCCTCGGTATCGAGGGCACCGCCTGGGCCGCCAGCGCGGCCGTCTTCGACGCCGCAGCCGACGACGTCTTCATCGAGAGCGACGCCTACCAGCCCGAGAGCGGCGGCATTCATCCGCGCGAGGCCGCCGAACACATGCACGAGGCCGTGCCACGCGTCGTCGAACGCGCCCTCGAACACGCCCGCGAGACCCACGACGGTCCCGCGAGCGAACCGCCGATCGACGTCGACGAGCGGAGCTCGTCGGGCCAACAGGCTGCGCCTGTTGACGCCGTCGCCTTCTCGCGCGGTCCCGGACTGGGACCGTGCCTGCGCGTCGTCGGCACCGCCGCCCGCGCGCTGAGCCAGGCGCTCGAGGTACCGCTGGTCGGCGTCAACCACATGGTGGCTCACCTCGAGATCGGTCGCCACACCTCCGGGTTCGACGCGCCGGTCTGTCTGAACGCCAGCGGCGCGAACGCGCACCTGCTGGCCTACCGCAACGGGCGCTATCGCGTCCTCGGCGAGACGATGGACACCGGCGTCGGCAACGCGATCGACAAGTTCACGCGCCACGTCGGCTGGTCCCACCCCGGCGGGCCGAAAGTCGAGGCGGCAGCGGAGGACGGCGACTACGTCGACCTCCCCTACGTCGTCAAGGGGATGGACTTCTCCTTTTCGGGCATCATGAGCGCCGCCAAACAGCGCTACGACGACGGAGTGCCGGTCGAGGACGTCTGCTACTCCCTGCAGGAGAACGTCTTCGGCATGCTGACCGAGGTGTCCGAACGCGCCCTCTCGCTGACCGGCAGCGACGAACTCGTCCTCGGCGGCGGCGTCGGACAGAACGCCCGCCTGCGCGAGATGCTCGCGGAGATGTGCGCCCAGCGCGGGGCCCGGTTCCACGCGCCCGAGCCGCGTTTCCTGCGGGACAACGCCGGCATGATCGCCGTGCTGGGCGCGAAGATGTACGAGGCCGGCGACACGCTCGCGCTCGCGGACTCGCGCGTCGATCCGGATTTCCGGCCGGATCAGGTGCCCGTCACGTGGCGGGCGAGGTCCGAGCGAAGCGAGGACCTCGGAACGGCGAGCGGTGACGCAAGGAACCGCGAGCGCTCCGACGAACCGGACCTCGCAGTGGGACGTGCAGACGGCGACACGCAGGTCCGCGGGGCCGAGGCGCTCGTCGACCTCGAGCCCGCGGCCGGCCGCGTCGCCAAACGCCGCGAGGCAAAGACCTACCGCCACCCCGAACTCGACGACCGGCTTCGCCGCGAGCGGACGACCCTCGAGGCCCGCCTGACCAGCCTCGCCCGCCGCGAGGGGGTGCCGACGCCGGTCCTCTCGGACGTCGACCCCCGCGAGGCCCGACTGGAACTCGAGTACGTCGGCGAGCGGGACCTCCGCGAGTCGCTGACGGTCGAGCGGGTCCGAGACGTGGGACGACACCTCGCGCGGCTGCACAACGCTGGTTTTGTCCACGGAGATCCGACGACGCGTAACGTTCGTACGAGCGACCGCCGTACCTACCTCATCGACTTCGGCCTGGGCTACCACACCGACCACGTCGAGGACTACGCGATGGACCTCCACGTCTTCGACCAGAGCCTCGTCGGGACCGCCGACGACCCCGAACCGCTGCGCGAGGCGGTCCGTGCGGGATATCGCGAGGGCGGCGCGGAGCGCGTCCTCGAGCGGCTGCGGGCAGTCGAAGGCAGGGGCCGCTACCAGTCGGACGCGTAGGGCGGGTCGGTGATCCGACTGCCGGCGGCCGATCTCGGCGACGGCACCAGCACACAATCCCTTTATTGGGGGACGACGTATCGCCGAGCATGGCAGACAAGTCCACGTCCGGTGAGATCCTGGGGGTACCGTACAACTTCGAACGACCGAGCATCAGTCGCATGCTCTCGTCGTACTGGCAGCCCGGCGAGGGGATGCTCGTCGAGAAGCCCTTCGGGGTCGGCTACACCCTCAACCTCGCCAACTGGCGCTCGTGGATCGTCGTCGCCGTCGCCGGCGCGTTGCTCTGGCAACAGGAACAGGGCGCGTCCGGGGACGACGAGGAGTCGGTCGACGAGCCCGTCGAGGTCATCGTCGACGACACCGACGACTAAGCGCGCTTCCTTTTTAGCCGCGCTAGTAGCTCTGAGAGCGCCCATGCATAATTCCGTATGTCGGTGTTTATCTCACTGATCTCTTTGCTTAAACTGTTTTATTATGAGTGGGAAATGGATACTAAAATGGAGGAGATATTACTGTCAATCGCAGTAATCGCGATCATCGGTCAATATCTGGGCTATCTTCTTCTCCGCATTGATATCCGACGGAGAGGGTATACCGACCCGAAAATAAAACACCTTCCGGCGTTAACTGCGAGACTTCCGCTTCTCGGTGTGGTCGTTCCGCTGTGGTACGTCTATCGTCGGAGTGATTTCGAAGAGAATGGTGGTCACCGTCGAAATGAACTGATCGACGCGATCAGCGATCGACCTCGCCCATGATGCAGTCGAGGCTCCCGATCGCCGCGATGAGGTCGGCGACGTACTCGCCGCGGGCGATCTCGGGCAGCGCCGAGAGGTTCGAGAAACACGGGCTGCGGATCTTGAACCGCGCCGGCGTTTCGGTGCCGTCCGAACGAATGTAGATCCCGAGTTCGCCCTTCGCGCCCTCGACGGCGCGGTAGCTCTCGGCGTCGGCCTCCGGCTTGAGCGTTCTCGGGACGTTTGCCTGGACCGTCCGGTCGTCTTCGGGCCAGTCCGCGAGCAGGTCGAGACACTGCTCGACGATCTTCGCCGACTCCTCGATCTCGCCCAGTCGGACGAGCAAGCGAGCGAAGTTGTCGCCGTCGGGTTCGGTGACCACGTCCCACTCGAGTGCGTCGTAGTAGCCGTAGGGGTCGTCGCGACGGAGGTCGTAGTCGATGCCGGAGCCGCGGGCGACGGGCCCGGTACAGCCGTAGTCCTTCGCGGCCTCGGGTTCCAGGACGCCGGTGTCGACACAGCGGCGCTGGAAGATCTCGTTCGTCACGAGCAGGTCGTGATACTCCTCGAGTTTCGCGGGGAGGCCGTCGAGGACGTCCCGAACGTCCGCGATGAACTCCCCGCGGGGTTCGGGCAGGTCCCAGGCGATCCCGCCCAGCCGGAAGTAGTTGAACATCATCCGCTGGCCGGTCAGCGCCTCGAGACAGTCGAGGACGAGTTCGCGATCCCGGATGGCATACTGGAAGGCGGCACAGAACTCGCCGACGATGTCCAGCGCGTAGGTGCCGACGGCGATGAAATGCGAGGCCAGCCGCGAGAGTTCGGCCCCCATCGTCCGGATCACCTGCGCGTACTCCGGCACGTCGACGTCCGCGAGGGCCTCGATCGTGCGGGCGTAGGCCCACTCGTTGAGTAGTCCCGAGGACACCCAGTCCCAGCGATCGGGGTAGGGCATGATCTGGTGGCGGTACGTACTCTGCTGGCACATCTGTTCCTCACACCGGTGGATGTAGCCGATGTCGGGATCGACGTCGACGACCGTCTCGCCGTCCAGCACGGCCTTCACGTGGAGGACGCCGTGGGTCGAGGGATGGTGCGGGCCGATGTTGAGAAACATCGTCTCCGAGGCGTCGTCGCGTTCGCTTCCAGCGATCGGGTTCGCGTGTTCCGAGAGGGTAACGATCTGCGATTGCTCCCCGTCGTAGTCCAGCGAGAGGGGATGCCCCTGCCACGTCTCCGGCAGGAGGATTCGCCGGAGATCGGGGTGGTCCTCGTACTCGATTCCGACCAGATCGTAGGCCTCCCGCTCGTGCCAGTCGGCCGTCTCGAAGACCGGCGTCGCCGACTCGCTTTTCGGCTCGCCGGTCGGCGTCGGTACCACCACGCTCACCTCCCGCGTCGGGTCCGCGTAGGACCGCAGATGATAGATCGTCTCGAAGCGGTCCGGATACTGCTGGGCCGTCACGCACGAACAGTGATCGAACTCCGCCTCGTCGCGAAGCGTCGCCAGCACCGTCTGTACCTCGTCGGGCCGGACCACGACCGCCGGCGCGTTCTCGTGGTCGTCCCGCCCGAGGACCGCGTCCCCGAGCAGGCCCGCGAGCGTCTCCTCCCCGTCCGCATCGCCGCCGTTCGCCGGCCGCGAATCGAGCGTCGAGTCCGCTGTCATGGCCGTTCGTTCGGCCACCCGAGGCGAGTCGGTTCTGCGTCACGGGCTAGGCTATTTATATACGTAGACCGGATCATCCGGCCGTGAAGACCGTTCGGCTTACGCTGCGGTTCGACGCCGAGACGATCCACCCGATGCACCGGTTCGTCGCCGAGAGCGACGCGTTCGAGTCCTATCGGCTGGTCCACGGCAACTTCGCGGGCGAGGACGACGACAACGCCTTCATCTTTCACGTCGTCGGCGACGCAGACGTCTACGAGGCCGCGCTCGCCGAGACCGACCGCGTCGACGACTACGAACTCACGCGGACCGGCGATCGAACCTTCACCGTCTACGTCCGCGATCTGCCGGCCGACGTCGACGCGAGGCTCCTCGAGGGCCTCACTGCCGGCAGCCTCGTCGTTCTCCCGCCGCTGGAGTACCGCTCGGACTGGACGGTCCGGTTCTCCGTCGTGGGCGAACCGACCGATCTCCAGGCGGCGCTCGAGGGGATGCCCGACGGCATCGAGACGACCGTCGACCGCGTCGGCGAGTACGACGGGGCCGACGCGGCGGTCGGCGCGCTGACCGCGCGCCAGCGGGAGACGCTCCGGGTCGCTCGCGACCGCGGCTACTTCGAGGTCCCCCGCGCGGCGGGCGTCGAGGACGTCGCCGCCGAACTCGACTGCGCGCCCGGGACGGCCGCCGAACACCTCCGGAAGGCGGAAGCGGCCGTGATAGAGGCCCTCGAGCTGTAGCCGGGCGCGTCGCGGTCCCGATCGTCTGTCGGTGCCGTCCTCGACTCGGGCGAGCAACCGACGCCTATTTTCCGCCCGCGGCCCCCCGCTCGGGTATGACCGTTCGATTCGTCACCGGCAACGAGGGCAAAGCTCGCGAGGCGCGGGAGTATCTCTCCGGCATCGAGCCCGTCGAGCAGATCGAGTACGACTACACCGAGATTCAAAGCGACTCGCTCGAGGAGATCGCGGCCCACGGGGCGCGCGAGGCCGTCGCGGAACTCGGGGGCGAGGAGCCGGTCCTGGTCGACGACGCCGGCCTGTTCGTCGACGCGCTCGGCGGGTTCCCGGGTCCGTACTCGGCGTACGTCGAGGACACCGTCGGCGTCGAGCGGCTCTGGCGGCTCGCGAGCGAGGAGGAGAACCGCCGCGCACACTTCCGGACCGTCCTCGCGTACGCGGACGAAAGCGGTACGGAGACGTTCGAGGGATCGGTCGCCGGGACGCTCGTCGCGCCCCGCGGCGAGGGCGGGTTCGGCTACGATCCGATCTTCGAGTACAACGGGCAGACGTTGGCCGAGATGAGTACCGAAGAGAAGAACGCGATCTCCCACCGCGGGCGCGCGCTGGCGGCGTTCACCGAGTGGTACGCCGACCGCGACGAGTAGCGGACCGACAGGCCGTCGTCCGACGGTGAGACGTCGTTCTCAGTCGTCGCCTTCGGCCGGCGAACTCGAGGCGTCGTCGGCCGTCAGGTCCGCTTCGGAGACGCTCTTGGATTCGCTCTCGACGCTGACGCCCTCCCAGTCGTGGTCCGCGTGATACCCCTCGCGGTCCTTCGCGCTGGGCGCGACGCGGATGAAATCGGCACCCTCGCGGGCGGCCGGGATCGTGTGGCCGCCGCAGTAGGAGAGCCCGGAGCGGATCCCGGCACAGAACTCCTCGACGACGTCGGCGACCGGCCCCTTGTAGGGAGTCAGGGCCTCGACGCCCTCGTCCGCGTCGACGTCGACGTCCTTGTCGTCGCGATCCTCCGCGGCCGCGGTGGTCGCCATCCCCCGCGAGCGCTTGTACCGGGTGCCGTCGACCTCGACGACCGCGCCGGGGGCCTCTTCGGTGCCGGCCAACAGGCTCCCGACCATCACGGTGTCGGCCCCGGCCATCAACGCCTTGACCGCGTCGCCGGAGGTGCGGATCCCGCCGTCGGCACAGATCGTCACGTCCAGGTCCTTGGCCGCGCTCGCACAGTCGTCGACCGCCGTCAACTGCGGGACGCCGGCACCGGCGACCTTCCGAGTGGTGCAGTGTGAGCCGGGGCCGATTCCTACCTTCACGCAGTCCGCGCCGGCCGCCGCGAGGTCCTCGACGCCCGCGGGCGTCGCGACGTTCCCCGCGACGAGGTCCGTTGCCGGGAACGCCTCGCTGAGTCGCTCGACGGCCTCTAGCGTCCGCTCCAGGTGACCGTGGGCGACGTCGACGACGATCGCGTCGACGCCGGCATCGACGATCGCGTCGCTTCGTTCGACGTAGTCCTCGTTGATCCCGACGGCCGCGGCCACCTGCTCGTCGGCGTCGTTCACTCGTTCGACCTGCTCGGCCTGCTCGGCTACCGTCAGAAACCGGTGCAACACGCCGAGGCCGCCGGCCCGTGAGAGTTCGATCGCCAGCTCGGCCTCCGTGACGGTGTCCATCGCGGCCGCGACCAGCGGCGTCTCGAGGTCGATACTCGGCGTGAACGGCGTCTCGAGGTCGACGGTACTGCGACTGTCGACGGGCGAGCGCTGCGGGACGAGGAGAACGTCCCCGTAGCTCAGTCCGGTTCGGAGATCGCGTAGATCGGTCATTCCCCTCATAAATAAGGGGCTCCCCCCGCATAAGTCACACGTTCTTCGTGTGTCGGGCCCGCAGTCGGCGGTTACGCTCGCGGATCCCGGTCCGGCCCCGGGTACTCGCCACCCTCGACGGCCGCGTACAGACTCTCGGGATCGAACAGGCGCGTGAACGCGTCCGGCGGCCGGACGCTGACCGAGACGCGGGGCTGGAGCGTCAGGCCGGCTTCCGCCGATCGCAGCCGCTCGTCGTCGGACAGCAGGTGCGCCGCCTCGCCCCGATACGCCGATGCCAGCGCCGGGTGGTCGTCCTCGGGGTGATCGACCGCGACCCGCTCGGCCTCGAGGCGCTCGCGGTGATCGGCGGCGAGGTCGGCGTCGGAAAGCGCCGTCACCAGACGTTCGGTCTCTTCGAGCAGCGGGTCGCTCGCGACCAGTTCGACCCACGAGTGGCGGCGCACGTGATCGAGCGCCTCGCGGGCCGACCCGCCGACCAGCAGGTCCGCCGCGAGGACGTCGGCGTCCGCGACGACGCGGGCGGGATCGGGCTCCTCAGGCATCGCTCTCCTCCCGAATCGCCGCGAGTTCGTCCTGGATCGACTCGAGGTCGCCGTCGTACTCCGCACCGCGGTCGAACAGATCGGCCCAGCTCGGTGGCATCGGTGACGGTTGGTTCCCCGGCAGCAAAGGTCGTCCGGCTCGCCGCGACCGCTCAGGACCGACGGGAGTCCAGCCAGAAGACGACGGCCCCGGCGACGAAGGCGACGCCGACGTTGACGACCGCGCCGACGGCGCCGACCCCCGCGACGAGCGCGAGCGACCGGCGGCCCGAGACGGGCTCGAGGGCCGCTCGAGCCAACTGGCCACCGACGACGACAAGCAGGACGCCCAGCAGGGCCATCGGGAACGCCGCGAGGACGGCCCCGGCGGCGACCAGCGCGAGCGCGAGGTAGCCGACGCCGAGCAGGACGTTGGCGCCGCCGGTCCGCGCGCCGAAGGCGTACTTGCCGGCCAGCCCGCCGCTGCCGTGACACATCGGCACGCCGCCCAGCGGGATCGCCGCGAGACAGGTCACGCCCATGCTCCGCGAGAGCGCGTCGGCCGAGATCTCCCGGTCGTAGAGATCGCCACAGAGCAGGGCGGTCGCGATCGCGGCGTTGCCGATCGTCATGCCCAGTTGCGCGACGGTCCCCTCGAGGGCCGCGGCCGAGACCGACGGCAGGCCGGCGGGGAAGACCGCGAGCGCGGGCGCGGTCGGCGTCGGGACGCCCGCCGTCGCGACGGCCGCGACCGCGCCGAGCCCGAGGACGACCAGCGCGCTCGCTCGGGCGCGGCCGACCAGCGCCAGCAGGCCGACGACGCCGAGCCCGGCCGCCGCCACGGGGAGATTCCCGAGCGAGAGGTCGACGGCCGCCTCGAGCAGGAGGAGCGCGACGGCGAACTGGACACCGCGGATGACGGGCTCGCCGACGACCCGCTGGAGCCGGCCGACGAACCCGAACCGGCCGACGGCGAGCAAGACGCCGCCGGCGAGCAGTCC containing:
- a CDS encoding 30S ribosomal protein S24e; this translates as MDVDIISEEENPMLHRTDVTFELSHEDATPERLQVRDSLAAKLNKDADEVVIRKLDTKFGMRKTVGQAKVYETADDARDVEQDHMLERNKIGADDEAEAEPEEA
- a CDS encoding bifunctional N(6)-L-threonylcarbamoyladenine synthase/serine/threonine protein kinase; translation: MSSDTRILGIEGTAWAASAAVFDAAADDVFIESDAYQPESGGIHPREAAEHMHEAVPRVVERALEHARETHDGPASEPPIDVDERSSSGQQAAPVDAVAFSRGPGLGPCLRVVGTAARALSQALEVPLVGVNHMVAHLEIGRHTSGFDAPVCLNASGANAHLLAYRNGRYRVLGETMDTGVGNAIDKFTRHVGWSHPGGPKVEAAAEDGDYVDLPYVVKGMDFSFSGIMSAAKQRYDDGVPVEDVCYSLQENVFGMLTEVSERALSLTGSDELVLGGGVGQNARLREMLAEMCAQRGARFHAPEPRFLRDNAGMIAVLGAKMYEAGDTLALADSRVDPDFRPDQVPVTWRARSERSEDLGTASGDARNRERSDEPDLAVGRADGDTQVRGAEALVDLEPAAGRVAKRREAKTYRHPELDDRLRRERTTLEARLTSLARREGVPTPVLSDVDPREARLELEYVGERDLRESLTVERVRDVGRHLARLHNAGFVHGDPTTRNVRTSDRRTYLIDFGLGYHTDHVEDYAMDLHVFDQSLVGTADDPEPLREAVRAGYREGGAERVLERLRAVEGRGRYQSDA
- a CDS encoding DUF7384 family protein, whose protein sequence is MPEEPDPARVVADADVLAADLLVGGSAREALDHVRRHSWVELVASDPLLEETERLVTALSDADLAADHRERLEAERVAVDHPEDDHPALASAYRGEAAHLLSDDERLRSAEAGLTLQPRVSVSVRPPDAFTRLFDPESLYAAVEGGEYPGPDRDPRA
- a CDS encoding XTP/dITP diphosphatase, coding for MTVRFVTGNEGKAREAREYLSGIEPVEQIEYDYTEIQSDSLEEIAAHGAREAVAELGGEEPVLVDDAGLFVDALGGFPGPYSAYVEDTVGVERLWRLASEEENRRAHFRTVLAYADESGTETFEGSVAGTLVAPRGEGGFGYDPIFEYNGQTLAEMSTEEKNAISHRGRALAAFTEWYADRDE
- a CDS encoding outer membrane protein assembly factor BamB family protein; amino-acid sequence: MPSRRQAIASGVLGVAGLVGGYAAVDDRSDATTIDWPMARYDAAGTGHSPDAVGPKDDLQLAWEGQLEDTGGFAVTPPVVVDGTIYAGNEELVAFDAASGDDRFSYGIEHSSSPAYVSPSIYRSGTLTVGTDDGIAGLNADGGLRAFGVQLGANRWDGPGPSPSSPPVKALEGATPVPADGTVYVAIPDRSEVVALGATDGSERWRRRLDAGDGSGVTVRRPAVKDGTVFVTGWPSQVRALDAETGDVVWSDELDDGMVLPPTATADGVVVPTRGGLSVYEANGDVRWSRDLEGNATDGAVAVADGRVFFADGTESLHARDLETGAEEWTLSFTQEAAPIVADGVVYVTGGYDLVVLDAATGDRRFTRETDWFFSQPAVGDGVLYVVDGDSVLALGGTHD
- a CDS encoding DUF5808 domain-containing protein, with translation MADKSTSGEILGVPYNFERPSISRMLSSYWQPGEGMLVEKPFGVGYTLNLANWRSWIVVAVAGALLWQQEQGASGDDEESVDEPVEVIVDDTDD
- a CDS encoding helix-turn-helix domain-containing protein; translation: MLRVAVEEGYYEEPRKVTYGDIAARLDCSAGTVGQHLRRIEARLMSSLISGAAERATETDRHPDPAATGPSR
- a CDS encoding helix-turn-helix domain-containing protein; the encoded protein is MKTVRLTLRFDAETIHPMHRFVAESDAFESYRLVHGNFAGEDDDNAFIFHVVGDADVYEAALAETDRVDDYELTRTGDRTFTVYVRDLPADVDARLLEGLTAGSLVVLPPLEYRSDWTVRFSVVGEPTDLQAALEGMPDGIETTVDRVGEYDGADAAVGALTARQRETLRVARDRGYFEVPRAAGVEDVAAELDCAPGTAAEHLRKAEAAVIEALEL
- a CDS encoding NADH-quinone oxidoreductase subunit D; its protein translation is MTADSTLDSRPANGGDADGEETLAGLLGDAVLGRDDHENAPAVVVRPDEVQTVLATLRDEAEFDHCSCVTAQQYPDRFETIYHLRSYADPTREVSVVVPTPTGEPKSESATPVFETADWHEREAYDLVGIEYEDHPDLRRILLPETWQGHPLSLDYDGEQSQIVTLSEHANPIAGSERDDASETMFLNIGPHHPSTHGVLHVKAVLDGETVVDVDPDIGYIHRCEEQMCQQSTYRHQIMPYPDRWDWVSSGLLNEWAYARTIEALADVDVPEYAQVIRTMGAELSRLASHFIAVGTYALDIVGEFCAAFQYAIRDRELVLDCLEALTGQRMMFNYFRLGGIAWDLPEPRGEFIADVRDVLDGLPAKLEEYHDLLVTNEIFQRRCVDTGVLEPEAAKDYGCTGPVARGSGIDYDLRRDDPYGYYDALEWDVVTEPDGDNFARLLVRLGEIEESAKIVEQCLDLLADWPEDDRTVQANVPRTLKPEADAESYRAVEGAKGELGIYIRSDGTETPARFKIRSPCFSNLSALPEIARGEYVADLIAAIGSLDCIMGEVDR
- a CDS encoding 30S ribosomal protein S27ae — translated: MARYELYNDDGSTEREQCPRCGDVFLADHGDRKHCGKCSYTEWE
- a CDS encoding guanosine monophosphate reductase translates to MTDLRDLRTGLSYGDVLLVPQRSPVDSRSTVDLETPFTPSIDLETPLVAAAMDTVTEAELAIELSRAGGLGVLHRFLTVAEQAEQVERVNDADEQVAAAVGINEDYVERSDAIVDAGVDAIVVDVAHGHLERTLEAVERLSEAFPATDLVAGNVATPAGVEDLAAAGADCVKVGIGPGSHCTTRKVAGAGVPQLTAVDDCASAAKDLDVTICADGGIRTSGDAVKALMAGADTVMVGSLLAGTEEAPGAVVEVDGTRYKRSRGMATTAAAEDRDDKDVDVDADEGVEALTPYKGPVADVVEEFCAGIRSGLSYCGGHTIPAAREGADFIRVAPSAKDREGYHADHDWEGVSVESESKSVSEADLTADDASSSPAEGDD